One genomic window of Centroberyx gerrardi isolate f3 chromosome 15, fCenGer3.hap1.cur.20231027, whole genome shotgun sequence includes the following:
- the sft2d1 gene encoding vesicle transport protein SFT2A, whose protein sequence is MDKLRRVLSGQEENEELGLTAQVLDASTLSYSTRVKWFVICFAGGILCSIFGTALLFLPNGLKLFAVFYTLGNFAALASTCFLMGPLKQLKRMFEPTRLIATIVMLLCLILTLCAVFWWHKKGLAIIFCILQFLAMTWYSISYIPFARDAVMKCFTTCLS, encoded by the exons ATGGACAAGCTTCGTCGTGTGCTAAGCGGTCAAGAGGAAAATGAAGAGTTGGGTCTCACTGCACAG GTCCTTGATGCCTCCACTCTCAGCTACAGCACCAGGGTGAAATGGTTTGTCATATGCTTTGCTGGAGGCATCCTGTGTTCAATATTT GGCACAGCATTGCTGTTCCTTCCCAATGGACTCAAGCTCTTTGCCGTCTTCTACACACTAGGGAACTTTGCAGCACTTGCCAG CACCTGCTTCCTAATGGGACCATTAAAACAGCTGAAGCGCATGTTCGAACCAACAAGACTGATAGCGACCATTGTTATGCTG CTCTGCCTTATCTTAACACTTTGTGCAGTGTTTTGG TGGCATAAAAAGGGACTGGCCATCATCTTCTGTATTCTGCAGTTCTTGGCAATGACATG gtATAGCATCTCTTACATTCCATTTGCCAG